Proteins from a single region of Dasania marina DSM 21967:
- the mraZ gene encoding division/cell wall cluster transcriptional repressor MraZ — protein sequence MYQGNFAINMDAKGRLAIPTKVRETLQADCGGSIVVTANTTEKCLLVYPEPRWQQKLPEIKNLSSTNKKAARIKRVVLGYATALEVDEANGRVLIPPTLREYAGLEKKIVLVGQVDYLELWSEENWQSYLDEEDDDEEMPASLSEFSF from the coding sequence GTGTACCAAGGCAATTTTGCTATCAACATGGACGCCAAAGGGCGTCTCGCTATTCCCACGAAAGTGCGGGAAACGCTGCAGGCTGACTGCGGCGGTAGCATTGTTGTGACTGCAAATACCACCGAGAAATGCCTGTTGGTATACCCCGAGCCACGCTGGCAGCAAAAACTGCCAGAAATTAAAAACTTATCTAGTACTAATAAAAAAGCCGCACGCATTAAGCGGGTGGTACTGGGTTATGCCACAGCCTTAGAAGTAGATGAGGCTAATGGCCGGGTGCTGATACCACCGACACTGCGTGAATATGCAGGTTTAGAGAAAAAGATCGTGTTAGTAGGCCAGGTTGATTACTTGGAGTTATGGAGCGAAGAAAACTGGCAGTCTTACCTCGATGAAGAGGATGACGATGAAGAAATGCCTGCTTCACTCAGCGAATTTTCATTTTAG
- the mraY gene encoding phospho-N-acetylmuramoyl-pentapeptide-transferase, translated as MLLWLSELLSQHFVAFQVFQYLTVRGIFGVMTALLISLLLGPWMIRKLNYHQIGQTVRDDGPESHLSKAGTPTMGGALILVAILASTLLWADLTNPYVWTVLLVTAVFGAVGWVDDYRKVIEKNSKGLPARWKYFWQSVAGLGAAIFLYDIAVTPAETQLFFPFLKNYAWNLGPFFIVLTYFVIVGASNAVNLTDGLDGLAIMPTVMVGSALGVIAYLVGHSEFSQYLFIPYVAGTGELVVFCGAMAGAGLGFLWFNTYPAQIFMGDVGALALGAALGTVAVITRHEIVFFIMGGVFVMETVSVILQVASYKLTGRRIFKMAPIHHHFELKGWPEPRVIVRFWIITVMLVLFGLATLKLR; from the coding sequence ATGCTGCTTTGGTTGTCAGAATTACTGTCGCAACATTTTGTCGCTTTTCAGGTTTTTCAATACCTAACCGTGCGCGGTATTTTTGGGGTGATGACAGCGCTACTTATTTCATTGCTGCTAGGCCCTTGGATGATACGCAAGCTTAATTATCACCAGATAGGCCAAACTGTACGCGATGATGGTCCCGAGTCACACCTCAGTAAAGCGGGTACGCCTACTATGGGGGGGGCTTTAATTTTAGTGGCCATTCTTGCCAGTACTTTATTGTGGGCAGATTTAACTAATCCCTATGTGTGGACGGTGTTGCTGGTGACTGCTGTTTTTGGTGCGGTAGGCTGGGTAGACGATTATCGCAAGGTGATAGAGAAAAATTCTAAAGGCCTGCCCGCACGCTGGAAATATTTTTGGCAATCAGTTGCCGGTTTAGGCGCGGCAATATTTTTGTATGACATCGCCGTGACGCCTGCAGAAACACAATTGTTTTTTCCATTTCTTAAGAACTATGCCTGGAATTTAGGTCCGTTTTTTATCGTACTGACTTACTTTGTTATTGTCGGTGCGAGTAATGCGGTTAACTTAACAGATGGCTTAGATGGCTTGGCCATTATGCCCACAGTCATGGTGGGTTCGGCCTTAGGCGTGATCGCTTACTTGGTGGGGCACTCCGAATTCTCGCAATACCTATTTATACCTTATGTGGCGGGCACCGGAGAGTTAGTGGTGTTTTGCGGTGCTATGGCGGGTGCGGGTTTGGGGTTTTTATGGTTTAACACTTATCCCGCACAAATATTTATGGGCGACGTTGGTGCCTTAGCACTGGGTGCGGCGCTAGGTACGGTGGCGGTGATTACCCGCCATGAAATCGTGTTTTTTATTATGGGTGGCGTATTTGTGATGGAGACAGTTTCCGTCATCTTGCAAGTAGCTTCTTATAAATTAACGGGGCGTCGTATTTTTAAAATGGCACCCATACATCACCATTTTGAATTAAAAGGCTGGCCAGAGCCGCGGGTGATAGTCCGGTTTTGGATTATCACCGTCATGCTGGTGTTGTTTGGTTTAGCTACCTTGAAGTTACGGTAA
- a CDS encoding AmpG family muropeptide MFS transporter, whose translation MKASPAPILSWRLALSVYCQRPVIAMFFLGFAAGLPFLLVFSTLSAWLSDYGIEKTTIGFFGWVGITYSIKVLWSPIVDQLSLPYLGTKLGQRRSWMLVGQLGIALGLLLLALLDPQQHIGLIALAALLVAFSSSTQDIAIDAFRIESAIQEFQGAMSATYIFGYRLALLVAGAGALYIAEFFSWSASYLCMAGLMLIGIITSLIVREPNGGDASLTPRSDHDTLLQWFRHAVIAPFSDFFKRQGSFALMILAFIALFRLSDITMGIMANPFYLDLGFSKTEIADIGKVFGFFMTIAGSFLGGLLVIRYGVYKPLVAGAIMVAATNLLFVALANIGPDIYWLMATISADNLSAGLANAAFIAYLSGLTNRAYTATQYALFSSIMTLPGKSLSGFSGLIIDISSYQSFFMYAAVMGIPAIILAVIVMRHDRARN comes from the coding sequence TTGAAGGCCAGCCCAGCTCCAATACTCTCTTGGCGACTAGCTCTTTCGGTATACTGCCAACGGCCAGTAATCGCCATGTTTTTCCTGGGCTTTGCTGCCGGCCTACCCTTCTTGCTGGTGTTTTCGACACTCAGCGCATGGTTAAGTGATTACGGTATAGAAAAAACCACCATAGGCTTCTTTGGCTGGGTGGGTATTACCTATTCCATTAAGGTGCTGTGGTCACCCATAGTCGACCAACTCAGCCTGCCCTACCTCGGCACCAAGTTGGGCCAGCGCCGCAGCTGGATGCTGGTAGGGCAACTGGGTATAGCACTGGGCTTACTGTTATTAGCCCTGCTTGATCCGCAGCAACATATAGGCCTTATCGCATTAGCCGCCTTATTGGTGGCCTTTTCTTCATCCACCCAAGATATCGCCATAGACGCGTTTAGAATTGAGTCGGCCATACAAGAGTTTCAGGGTGCCATGTCGGCCACCTATATTTTTGGCTATCGCCTTGCCCTCTTGGTCGCCGGTGCTGGCGCGCTTTATATTGCCGAATTTTTTTCGTGGTCGGCCAGCTACCTGTGCATGGCCGGCTTAATGCTTATAGGCATCATCACCAGCTTAATCGTGCGAGAGCCTAATGGCGGTGACGCCAGCCTTACCCCGCGCAGTGATCACGACACCTTGCTGCAATGGTTTAGGCACGCCGTTATCGCCCCCTTTAGTGATTTTTTTAAGCGCCAAGGCAGTTTTGCGCTAATGATTTTGGCTTTTATTGCCCTCTTTCGACTCAGCGATATCACCATGGGCATTATGGCCAACCCTTTTTACTTAGATCTAGGGTTTAGCAAAACCGAAATTGCCGATATCGGTAAAGTGTTTGGTTTTTTTATGACGATTGCCGGCTCATTTCTCGGCGGCCTACTGGTAATACGCTACGGTGTTTATAAACCCTTAGTCGCCGGCGCCATTATGGTGGCCGCCACTAATTTATTATTTGTAGCATTGGCCAATATAGGCCCAGATATTTATTGGTTAATGGCCACTATTAGCGCCGATAACCTTAGTGCTGGCTTAGCTAACGCCGCCTTTATTGCTTATTTATCGGGCTTAACCAATAGAGCTTATACCGCCACCCAATACGCCTTATTTAGCTCGATAATGACGCTACCGGGTAAATCGTTAAGTGGTTTTTCGGGCTTAATTATAGATATCAGCAGCTACCAAAGCTTTTTTATGTACGCTGCTGTGATGGGCATACCCGCAATAATATTGGCGGTTATTGTGATGCGGCACGATAGAGCAAGGAATTAA
- a CDS encoding peptidoglycan D,D-transpeptidase FtsI family protein, producing MPAWRFSLVVFLLAGLAVLLIWRVVSLQLLETRFLQNQGDARTIRTQNIPAYRGVITDRNGEPLAVSTPVASIWINPKHMQGLVQDLKPLAKLLEMPAASIQKKIIDNRERGFVYLRRHMSPEQAKAIMALKIKGVNNQQEYKRYYPAAEVAAHLVGFTNIDDRGQEGLELAYDEWLRGSEGSKRVLKDLHGSVIRDIDQQREAESGKELTLSIDMRLQYMAYRELKSMLQSSKAKAGSVVVVDSYTGEVLAMVNQPSYNPNNRNRLNPAHMRNRAMTDVFEPGSTVKPFTVLAALESGKYKPTTLVDTNPGYIRVGKKSLLDPVNYGVIDVTKILTKSSQVGISKMALDIDEQSTWELFGRFGLGRDVGSGFPGERAGQMPSRANWRPIEIVNFAFGYGLSVTPVQLAQAYAVLANGGLMQPISLLRKDQQEQGVRIVNTHQAKQVVAMLKTVTEKGGTGTGAQIATYTVAGKTGTVHKVGSNGYADDKYRAIFAGMAPADNPRLVAVVMIDEPSIEMYHGGEAAAPLFSKVMADALRLLDVTPDKLSELKEAVAAKPELVTGGRKSA from the coding sequence ATGCCAGCATGGCGTTTTTCGCTAGTAGTTTTTCTACTGGCGGGCTTGGCTGTGCTGCTTATTTGGCGAGTGGTTTCTTTGCAATTACTAGAAACCCGTTTTTTGCAAAACCAAGGTGATGCTAGAACCATACGCACGCAAAACATTCCTGCGTATCGCGGCGTAATCACTGATCGCAACGGCGAGCCTTTGGCAGTGAGCACGCCAGTGGCGTCTATCTGGATTAACCCCAAGCATATGCAGGGTTTAGTGCAGGACCTCAAGCCCTTGGCAAAACTGTTGGAGATGCCAGCGGCGTCTATACAGAAAAAAATTATTGATAACCGCGAGCGCGGCTTTGTGTATTTGCGCAGACATATGTCACCAGAGCAGGCCAAGGCTATCATGGCCTTAAAAATAAAAGGTGTGAACAACCAGCAAGAATATAAACGTTACTACCCGGCGGCAGAAGTGGCTGCGCATTTAGTGGGTTTTACCAATATCGACGATAGAGGCCAAGAGGGCTTGGAACTGGCCTATGATGAATGGCTGCGCGGTAGTGAGGGCAGTAAGCGCGTATTAAAGGATTTGCACGGCAGTGTGATACGCGACATAGATCAGCAGCGCGAAGCCGAGTCGGGTAAGGAATTAACCCTAAGTATAGATATGCGTTTGCAGTACATGGCTTACCGCGAATTAAAGTCCATGTTGCAAAGCTCAAAAGCTAAAGCGGGCTCGGTAGTGGTAGTCGATAGCTACACCGGCGAAGTGTTGGCTATGGTGAATCAGCCTTCTTATAACCCCAATAATCGCAACCGCTTAAATCCAGCCCATATGCGCAACCGCGCCATGACGGATGTGTTTGAACCAGGTTCCACAGTAAAACCGTTTACGGTTTTAGCAGCGCTGGAAAGCGGTAAATATAAGCCAACTACCTTGGTGGATACCAATCCTGGTTATATACGGGTTGGTAAAAAGTCCTTATTAGACCCGGTTAATTACGGGGTGATAGATGTTACCAAAATTTTAACTAAATCCAGCCAGGTCGGTATTAGTAAGATGGCGCTGGATATAGATGAACAATCTACCTGGGAATTATTTGGCCGCTTTGGTTTAGGCCGCGACGTGGGCTCGGGGTTTCCCGGCGAAAGAGCCGGGCAGATGCCTAGTAGGGCTAATTGGCGACCTATAGAAATCGTCAACTTTGCTTTCGGTTATGGATTATCAGTAACGCCTGTGCAGCTTGCACAGGCTTACGCCGTTTTGGCTAATGGCGGTTTGATGCAGCCTATTAGTTTGTTACGCAAAGATCAGCAAGAGCAGGGCGTAAGGATTGTTAATACTCACCAGGCTAAGCAAGTCGTAGCAATGTTAAAAACCGTTACCGAAAAAGGTGGCACTGGCACCGGCGCACAAATTGCTACTTATACCGTGGCAGGTAAAACCGGTACCGTGCATAAAGTGGGTAGCAATGGTTATGCTGACGATAAATACCGAGCGATTTTTGCCGGTATGGCGCCAGCTGACAATCCTCGTCTAGTGGCGGTGGTGATGATAGATGAACCTAGTATAGAGATGTATCACGGCGGTGAGGCAGCTGCACCCTTGTTTTCAAAAGTGATGGCAGATGCTTTACGTTTATTAGATGTTACTCCCGATAAACTCTCAGAATTGAAAGAGGCGGTAGCCGCTAAGCCTGAGCTTGTTACAGGGGGGCGAAAGTCAGCTTAA
- a CDS encoding UDP-N-acetylmuramoyl-L-alanyl-D-glutamate--2,6-diaminopimelate ligase has product MMAKYNSPQSITLQALLAGVVSAMDSAIAELAVSGVQVDSRAINAGDVFIASAGAAVNGEDFIDQAIQQGAVAVLVDSHSTLKSCAVAMLAIANLNQKISAIAANFYGRPSLQQNIIAVTGTNGKTSCTQFVMQLLNALQQHCGVIGTLGIGVDGQFTAGVNTTPDAISLQKTLADWQDATDVVAMEVSSHGLVQGRVAAVNVDVAVFTNLTRDHLDYHGDMASYGAAKALLFKQADLKHAVINFDDAFSAEIKAGLATAVNCVSYSVSNSQADIYATELQYHAAGISAQIHSPWGSAALNTTLLGHFNISNILAAVASLVVQGFDFKALVAAVSKLKPVAGRMELISGKQKPAVVIDYAHTPDALEQALTALRLHAQQKLVCVFGCGGDRDQGKRPLMGAVAARLADQLWITSDNPRTENADAIVAQIVAGVTNANAMTVEVDRAKAIERAILAAAEDDVLLIAGKGHEDYQQIGLQRLPFNDAVQARLAMAKRATL; this is encoded by the coding sequence ATGATGGCGAAATATAACTCCCCACAGTCGATTACCTTACAAGCGCTACTGGCCGGTGTTGTGTCTGCTATGGATAGCGCCATTGCCGAGCTAGCGGTTAGCGGCGTGCAGGTGGATAGTCGCGCTATAAACGCAGGCGATGTTTTTATTGCTAGTGCGGGCGCCGCTGTAAACGGCGAAGACTTTATAGATCAAGCCATACAGCAAGGCGCAGTTGCGGTATTGGTCGATAGTCACAGCACTTTAAAATCCTGTGCGGTAGCTATGTTGGCAATAGCTAATTTAAATCAGAAAATTAGCGCTATCGCCGCTAATTTTTATGGTCGGCCTTCATTGCAGCAAAATATTATTGCGGTAACGGGCACCAATGGCAAAACCAGTTGTACCCAATTTGTGATGCAACTGCTCAACGCCTTACAGCAACACTGCGGCGTGATAGGTACCTTAGGCATAGGTGTCGATGGCCAGTTTACTGCCGGTGTAAACACTACTCCGGATGCCATTAGTCTGCAAAAAACCTTAGCCGACTGGCAGGATGCTACCGATGTAGTGGCGATGGAAGTCTCCTCTCATGGTTTGGTGCAAGGTCGTGTTGCTGCGGTCAATGTTGATGTCGCAGTATTCACCAACCTCACTAGAGATCACCTCGATTATCACGGTGATATGGCCAGCTACGGCGCTGCCAAAGCGTTGCTGTTTAAACAGGCCGATTTAAAGCATGCGGTGATTAATTTCGATGATGCGTTTAGTGCCGAAATAAAAGCGGGTTTAGCTACTGCAGTTAATTGCGTCAGTTACAGCGTTAGTAATTCGCAGGCTGATATCTATGCCACAGAGCTGCAATATCATGCGGCAGGCATTTCGGCACAAATACACTCCCCTTGGGGTAGTGCTGCACTTAACACGACACTGCTGGGACATTTTAATATCAGCAATATCTTGGCGGCGGTTGCCAGCTTAGTTGTGCAGGGTTTTGATTTTAAAGCTTTGGTAGCAGCGGTAAGCAAGCTAAAACCTGTTGCTGGTCGCATGGAGCTAATCAGTGGCAAGCAAAAACCCGCGGTGGTAATTGATTATGCCCACACGCCTGATGCTTTAGAGCAGGCCCTAACGGCTTTGCGTTTACATGCGCAGCAAAAATTAGTTTGCGTATTTGGTTGTGGTGGCGATAGAGATCAAGGCAAGCGTCCTTTGATGGGCGCGGTAGCGGCTAGGTTGGCCGATCAGTTGTGGATTACTAGCGATAACCCCCGCACCGAAAATGCCGATGCCATTGTCGCGCAAATAGTAGCTGGTGTTACTAACGCTAACGCGATGACTGTCGAGGTTGATAGAGCGAAAGCCATAGAGCGAGCGATATTGGCCGCCGCCGAAGATGACGTGTTGTTGATAGCCGGCAAAGGCCATGAAGACTACCAGCAAATAGGTTTACAGCGTCTGCCCTTTAACGATGCCGTGCAAGCACGCTTGGCCATGGCTAAGAGGGCGACGTTATGA
- a CDS encoding YajQ family cyclic di-GMP-binding protein: MPTFDIVSEVDVHEFTNAIDQANRIIGTRFDFKGVDASFERKEFTVTIFAESDYQIRQMEDMLRTALVKCKIDPQAMNLGKVETAGKQVKKLVTLQNGLESDVCKKIVKIIKESKMKVQSQIQGDKVRVTGKKRDDLQQAMALLREQELDQPLQFNNFRD, encoded by the coding sequence ATGCCCACTTTTGATATTGTCTCTGAAGTAGACGTTCATGAATTTACCAATGCGATTGATCAAGCTAATCGTATTATCGGTACGCGTTTTGATTTTAAAGGTGTAGACGCTAGCTTCGAGCGCAAAGAGTTTACCGTAACTATTTTTGCCGAATCCGATTATCAAATTCGGCAGATGGAAGATATGCTGCGCACCGCCTTGGTGAAGTGCAAAATCGACCCGCAGGCTATGAACTTAGGCAAAGTCGAAACGGCAGGTAAGCAGGTTAAAAAATTAGTGACCTTGCAAAATGGCTTAGAAAGTGACGTCTGTAAAAAAATCGTCAAAATTATTAAAGAGTCCAAAATGAAAGTGCAAAGCCAGATACAGGGCGACAAGGTCCGTGTCACTGGTAAAAAACGCGACGACTTACAGCAGGCCATGGCGCTGTTGCGCGAGCAAGAATTAGATCAGCCGCTGCAGTTCAATAATTTTCGCGATTGA
- a CDS encoding UDP-N-acetylmuramoyl-tripeptide--D-alanyl-D-alanine ligase has translation MMQAMKLSQLNSVLGGELTADADVHNICTDSRALKAGDCFIALNGEHFNANQFVVSAAQQQASAAIVSERQAVALPQLVVSDTRLALGQVAAMQRQLFDKTVIALTGSAGKTTTKEMLASIMAGRGAVLATAGNLNNEIGVPLTLLQLTPKHQCAVIEMGAAKKGDIAYLCQFVKPTIALVTNALQAHLAGFGSIEGVAQTKGEIYQGLAGSDVAVINMDSEYAVLWRQQAAGVQCLSFSLLDEHADVYASKIIAAKQFTDFELHASGVVTSIRLPLLGKHNVANALAAAAVALAAGASLQDIKIGLQKMQAVAGRLHVITINADLTLIDDSYNANPDAVQAAVDVLAQSDKPTCLVLGAMAELGEQVQNLHKQMGSYCRSKNINHVVAIGRWANDVAAGFGPEALAFATIEEFQQAGLPHCQQGVVLVKGSRSAHMERVVEIITTTYTQGETH, from the coding sequence ATGATGCAGGCCATGAAACTGAGCCAATTAAATAGCGTGTTAGGTGGCGAATTAACCGCCGATGCGGACGTGCACAATATTTGCACCGATAGCCGGGCTTTAAAAGCAGGCGATTGTTTTATCGCTTTGAATGGCGAGCATTTTAATGCCAATCAATTTGTGGTCAGCGCGGCGCAGCAACAAGCCAGTGCCGCCATAGTTAGCGAACGCCAGGCTGTGGCGTTACCGCAGCTGGTAGTAAGCGATACCCGTTTGGCGCTAGGCCAAGTGGCCGCGATGCAAAGGCAACTTTTTGATAAAACAGTCATCGCCTTAACCGGCAGCGCCGGTAAAACTACCACCAAAGAAATGTTGGCTAGCATTATGGCTGGGCGCGGTGCGGTATTGGCAACCGCCGGTAATTTAAATAATGAGATTGGTGTGCCCTTAACGTTGTTGCAATTAACGCCTAAACATCAGTGTGCAGTTATAGAAATGGGCGCCGCTAAAAAAGGCGATATCGCCTACCTATGCCAGTTTGTAAAACCCACTATCGCATTGGTGACCAACGCCTTGCAGGCACACTTAGCGGGCTTTGGTAGCATAGAGGGCGTCGCGCAAACCAAGGGCGAAATTTATCAGGGCCTTGCGGGTAGTGATGTCGCGGTTATCAATATGGATAGCGAGTACGCTGTCCTATGGCGTCAGCAAGCAGCTGGTGTGCAGTGCCTAAGTTTTAGTTTGTTAGATGAACATGCCGATGTGTATGCCAGCAAAATCATAGCGGCTAAGCAGTTTACCGATTTTGAGTTACACGCCAGTGGTGTAGTGACCAGCATACGTTTGCCCTTGCTGGGCAAGCACAATGTAGCCAATGCCTTGGCCGCAGCAGCGGTAGCGTTGGCGGCGGGTGCCTCACTACAAGATATAAAAATTGGCCTGCAAAAAATGCAAGCTGTAGCCGGGCGTTTACATGTTATTACCATCAATGCCGATTTAACTTTGATAGATGACAGCTATAACGCCAACCCTGATGCCGTTCAGGCCGCTGTCGATGTGCTAGCGCAAAGTGATAAGCCTACTTGCTTAGTGCTGGGTGCTATGGCCGAGCTAGGCGAGCAAGTGCAGAATTTACATAAGCAAATGGGTAGTTACTGTCGTAGTAAAAATATTAACCATGTTGTAGCCATAGGGCGGTGGGCCAACGATGTAGCCGCTGGCTTTGGTCCGGAAGCGTTAGCCTTCGCTACTATAGAAGAGTTTCAACAGGCAGGTTTACCTCACTGCCAGCAAGGTGTGGTGCTGGTAAAAGGCTCGCGTAGTGCTCACATGGAGCGTGTTGTCGAAATAATAACAACAACTTATACCCAAGGGGAGACACACTAA
- the rsmH gene encoding 16S rRNA (cytosine(1402)-N(4))-methyltransferase RsmH, with product MHETVLLHEAVDALLGDDDQRLHGSYADGTFGRGGHSAEILKRLSERGRLIATDKDPQAIATGKEFEQQDSRFAIVQGSFADLKNFIADKNIASLDGILLDLGVSSPQLDQAERGFSFMRDGYLDMRMNPDAGQSAAEWIAEAKVPEIRKVLKEFGDERYALRIAEAIVAERDKNPITTTLHLQKVVAEAHPAWERGKNPATKAFQGIRIFINNELGDLEDLLNQALDLLSIGGRLVVISFHSLEDRMVKRFIKQQVRGDVLPAGVPILDSQLNKRMKQIGKAVRAGSAEVEGNVRSRSAIMRVAEKIA from the coding sequence ATGCACGAAACCGTTTTACTACATGAGGCCGTCGATGCCCTGTTAGGTGATGATGACCAGCGCTTGCATGGCAGCTACGCCGACGGCACCTTTGGCCGTGGCGGTCATAGTGCTGAGATTTTAAAGCGCCTCTCAGAGCGCGGTCGTTTAATTGCCACCGATAAAGATCCGCAGGCCATAGCTACAGGCAAAGAATTCGAGCAGCAAGATTCACGCTTTGCCATTGTGCAGGGCTCGTTTGCCGATTTAAAAAACTTTATTGCCGATAAAAACATAGCAAGCCTAGATGGCATCTTGTTGGACTTGGGTGTGTCGTCGCCACAGTTGGACCAAGCTGAGCGCGGTTTTAGTTTTATGCGCGACGGTTATTTGGATATGCGCATGAACCCCGATGCCGGCCAAAGTGCGGCTGAGTGGATAGCTGAAGCGAAGGTGCCCGAAATACGAAAAGTATTGAAAGAGTTTGGCGACGAGCGCTACGCCCTGCGCATAGCCGAAGCCATAGTAGCTGAGCGCGACAAAAATCCCATTACTACCACTCTGCACTTGCAAAAAGTGGTGGCTGAGGCGCACCCCGCTTGGGAACGCGGTAAAAACCCAGCGACGAAAGCGTTTCAAGGCATACGTATTTTTATTAACAATGAGTTAGGCGATTTAGAAGATTTACTCAATCAGGCGCTGGATTTGTTGTCCATAGGTGGGCGTTTAGTGGTGATTAGTTTTCACTCACTAGAAGATCGCATGGTAAAGCGTTTTATTAAACAGCAAGTGCGCGGCGACGTGTTGCCGGCGGGTGTGCCTATTCTGGACTCGCAATTAAATAAACGTATGAAACAAATCGGTAAAGCTGTGCGTGCAGGCAGTGCCGAGGTAGAGGGTAATGTGCGTTCACGCAGTGCCATTATGAGAGTGGCGGAAAAAATTGCCTAG
- the murD gene encoding UDP-N-acetylmuramoyl-L-alanine--D-glutamate ligase: MQIIAKDNHYVVVGLGLTGLSCARYLASQNIPFSVVDSRMQPPGLAQLQKELPDVTISLGAISDEALANANELIISPGVSLAEPAIQRAIDAGVAYCGDIDLFRRVVKAPIIAITGSNGKSTVTALVGEMAIAAGKKVAVGGNIGVPALDLLSEPEPDLYVLELSSFQLERTQPLNAEVATVLNISADHMDRYSDIAAYHRAKHRIFFGCQQVVVNCSDTLSKPLVHDEVKQWHFGLGQPDFKGFGLIKEDGQEFLAFQFEKLMPVTELKIVGRHNIENALAALALGHAAGLPFAAMLSALRDFSGLAHRCQFVTSIAGVKYYNDSKATNVGAALAAIEGLEASVEKIILIAGGEGKGASFDDLLAPVQRACRAVVVIGAEAETLSRLLSPAVNVVKAVTMAEAVATAKTLAKEGDAVLLAPACASFDMYNNYQQRGDDFCTAVTSLKNKSVH; this comes from the coding sequence GTGCAAATTATCGCTAAAGACAATCACTATGTAGTCGTGGGCTTAGGCCTTACTGGGCTATCCTGTGCGCGTTATTTGGCGAGCCAAAATATTCCCTTTTCGGTGGTGGATAGCAGAATGCAGCCGCCGGGTTTGGCGCAGCTGCAAAAAGAATTACCCGATGTCACCATAAGTTTAGGTGCTATTAGCGATGAGGCCTTGGCTAATGCCAATGAACTCATTATTAGCCCAGGGGTATCTTTAGCGGAGCCTGCCATACAGCGCGCGATAGACGCGGGCGTGGCGTATTGCGGCGATATCGATTTATTTAGGCGTGTAGTCAAAGCCCCGATTATCGCTATTACCGGCTCCAACGGTAAAAGCACGGTGACAGCCTTGGTGGGTGAAATGGCCATAGCTGCCGGTAAAAAAGTGGCGGTGGGCGGCAATATAGGTGTGCCCGCTTTGGATTTATTGAGCGAGCCTGAGCCCGATCTTTATGTATTGGAATTATCCAGTTTTCAATTAGAGCGCACACAGCCGTTGAATGCGGAAGTGGCTACCGTGCTAAATATCAGTGCCGATCACATGGATAGATATAGCGATATAGCCGCCTATCATAGAGCTAAGCATCGCATCTTTTTTGGTTGCCAGCAGGTAGTGGTGAATTGCTCTGATACTTTATCTAAGCCCTTAGTTCACGATGAGGTCAAGCAATGGCACTTTGGTTTAGGTCAACCCGACTTTAAAGGCTTTGGTTTAATCAAAGAGGACGGACAAGAATTTCTAGCGTTTCAATTTGAAAAGCTAATGCCGGTAACAGAGTTAAAAATTGTTGGTAGGCACAATATAGAAAACGCCTTGGCCGCTTTGGCCCTAGGTCATGCTGCGGGCTTGCCTTTTGCGGCCATGCTTAGCGCGCTGCGTGATTTTTCCGGTCTGGCTCATCGCTGCCAGTTTGTAACAAGCATTGCCGGAGTGAAATATTACAACGACTCCAAAGCTACTAATGTGGGTGCCGCGCTGGCTGCGATAGAAGGTTTAGAGGCTAGTGTTGAAAAAATAATCTTGATCGCGGGCGGCGAAGGCAAAGGTGCCAGCTTTGATGATTTACTAGCGCCGGTGCAGCGCGCCTGTAGGGCGGTAGTGGTGATAGGAGCAGAGGCTGAGACGTTGTCCCGTTTATTATCACCAGCAGTGAACGTAGTTAAAGCCGTTACTATGGCCGAGGCCGTAGCAACTGCGAAAACTCTGGCTAAAGAAGGTGATGCCGTCTTGTTGGCGCCGGCCTGCGCCAGTTTTGATATGTATAACAACTATCAGCAGCGCGGTGACGATTTTTGTACTGCGGTCACCAGCTTAAAAAACAAGAGTGTGCATTGA
- the ftsL gene encoding cell division protein FtsL: MSRQGLAFNGLAASTEKCVITIVLVVLVVSSALAVIYSTYKSRQLFSALQREYRHEIALEEQWGRLLLEQSTWASPVRIEEVAKTTLAMKVPDPSSIRIVR, translated from the coding sequence ATGAGTCGGCAGGGTTTAGCGTTTAACGGACTGGCCGCAAGCACAGAAAAATGCGTCATCACCATCGTGTTGGTCGTATTAGTGGTGAGCTCTGCGTTGGCGGTGATTTATAGCACCTATAAAAGCCGGCAGTTGTTCAGCGCCTTGCAGCGTGAATACAGGCATGAAATAGCGTTGGAGGAGCAGTGGGGGCGCTTACTGTTAGAGCAAAGTACTTGGGCTTCGCCGGTGCGTATAGAAGAAGTGGCAAAAACAACATTAGCAATGAAGGTACCCGATCCATCATCCATTAGGATAGTGAGATAA